Proteins from a single region of Desulfobacter postgatei 2ac9:
- a CDS encoding RnfABCDGE type electron transport complex subunit D, whose protein sequence is MSNTNRQINSALSFEDRPGRKPPFISVAPSPHISDSRAGTRRMMIDVILGLSPAIAVALYLFRFYALKQILVCVVACLAAEYIFVRMRGKYFTLKDCSAMVTGVILGLSMPGAAPWFVGALASVVGIGIGKIVFGGIGMNIFNPAMVGRAFVMIAFAQLMGAGAYENVTGLVDAVSGATPLSALKFNGVQTGIVPLFMGVTNGSVGEVSAIACILGGLYLIYRKTASWQIPASILVTVALIAGITDMAGGYQGLFLLHHLCAGALMFGAFFIATDPVTSPLTPKGKVIFGVATGCLIMLIRLFSGYPEGVMFAVLIMNAMTPLINRWTIPQPMGQREA, encoded by the coding sequence GTGTCAAACACAAATAGACAGATAAATTCAGCCCTGTCGTTTGAAGACAGGCCCGGCCGAAAGCCGCCCTTTATAAGCGTGGCTCCGTCTCCGCATATATCAGACAGCAGGGCCGGCACCCGCAGGATGATGATTGATGTGATCCTTGGGCTCTCTCCGGCCATTGCCGTCGCTCTTTATTTATTCCGGTTCTATGCCCTTAAACAGATTCTTGTCTGTGTGGTGGCCTGCCTTGCTGCGGAATATATCTTCGTGCGCATGCGGGGGAAATATTTTACGTTAAAAGATTGCTCCGCCATGGTTACCGGCGTCATTTTAGGTCTTTCCATGCCGGGGGCAGCCCCCTGGTTTGTGGGGGCTTTGGCCTCCGTAGTCGGCATTGGGATCGGCAAAATCGTATTCGGCGGGATCGGGATGAACATATTCAACCCTGCCATGGTGGGACGGGCGTTTGTCATGATTGCCTTTGCCCAGCTCATGGGCGCCGGTGCCTATGAAAATGTGACAGGACTGGTGGATGCCGTGTCTGGGGCCACCCCTTTGAGTGCGTTGAAGTTCAATGGCGTTCAAACCGGTATCGTGCCATTGTTTATGGGCGTTACCAACGGGTCTGTCGGTGAGGTAAGTGCCATTGCCTGCATTTTAGGTGGGCTGTATCTGATTTACAGAAAAACCGCTTCCTGGCAGATCCCTGCAAGCATTCTGGTGACCGTTGCCCTGATCGCCGGGATTACGGACATGGCTGGGGGATATCAAGGTCTGTTCCTGCTGCACCATCTGTGTGCAGGCGCACTGATGTTCGGTGCCTTTTTCATTGCCACGGACCCCGTGACCTCTCCTTTAACCCCTAAAGGGAAAGTGATATTCGGTGTGGCTACCGGGTGCCTGATCATGCTGATTCGCCTGTTTTCCGGTTATCCCGAAGGTGTGATGTTTGCCGTACTGATAATGAATGCCATGACTCCGCTGATCAACCGCTGGACTATTCCCCAGCCCATGGGACAAAGGGAGGCCTGA
- a CDS encoding FMN-binding protein, whose protein sequence is MSLKKSNLAQAWLVLLLATLFGTALAGIQAKLGPVIEANKIKETMAKIPVLVLGEDLAAELAAENQTLTIKSRVIEIKQNGTTKFYTVYDVWLPDGKMVGHVVKADGQGYADKIELLLGLDAQGKSITGLFVLDQKETPGLGAKIMEDAWRGQFKEKSTENTLAVVKGGGGKEDQIDAISGATISSRSVTGIVNTTIANVTSQLQVTDGPDDNKSPAIQNEEPGKNKERS, encoded by the coding sequence ATGTCATTGAAAAAAAGTAACCTGGCCCAGGCCTGGCTGGTACTTCTCCTTGCCACCTTGTTCGGTACCGCCCTTGCCGGTATCCAGGCAAAGCTCGGGCCCGTAATTGAGGCGAACAAGATTAAAGAGACCATGGCAAAAATACCGGTGCTGGTGCTTGGAGAGGATCTGGCTGCCGAACTTGCCGCCGAAAACCAGACGCTCACCATCAAATCACGGGTGATTGAAATAAAGCAAAACGGCACCACCAAATTCTACACAGTGTATGATGTATGGCTGCCTGACGGAAAAATGGTGGGGCATGTGGTCAAAGCAGACGGCCAGGGCTATGCGGATAAAATTGAATTGCTGCTGGGTCTTGATGCCCAGGGCAAAAGCATTACAGGGCTTTTTGTTCTGGATCAGAAAGAGACACCCGGTCTGGGCGCCAAGATTATGGAAGATGCCTGGCGGGGTCAGTTCAAAGAAAAATCCACGGAAAATACCCTTGCCGTTGTTAAGGGGGGCGGAGGCAAAGAAGACCAGATCGACGCAATTTCCGGTGCCACCATCTCTTCAAGGAGTGTGACCGGTATCGTAAATACGACGATTGCCAATGTGACATCTCAGCTTCAGGTCACTGACGGCCCTGATGATAACAAAAGTCCGGCGATTCAAAATGAGGAACCCGGTAAAAATAAGGAGCGTTCCTGA
- the rsxE gene encoding electron transport complex subunit RsxE, which yields MADQPTAMERFVQGILPENPVYRQLLGLCATLAVTNGMKPALTMGVCVAFVLVCANVVISLIRNLLKPHLRIVVFTLTIATFVTVADRVLAAYMFQMSKTLGPYIPLIIVNCLIICRCEVCASKQNVVIAAADALGQSIGFGLALASIAAIREILGTGMLMGFRVLPAFWPDWVIMVLPPGAFITLGLLLGLVNYIDFKREEARK from the coding sequence ATGGCTGATCAACCTACAGCTATGGAGAGATTTGTACAGGGGATTCTGCCCGAGAATCCGGTCTACCGGCAGCTTCTTGGGCTGTGTGCCACCCTGGCTGTTACCAACGGCATGAAGCCCGCATTAACCATGGGTGTTTGTGTGGCCTTTGTTCTGGTGTGTGCCAATGTTGTGATCAGCCTGATCCGAAACCTGTTGAAACCCCATCTGCGGATCGTGGTCTTCACCCTCACCATTGCCACCTTTGTAACGGTGGCGGACAGGGTTCTGGCCGCATACATGTTCCAGATGAGTAAAACCCTTGGCCCCTATATCCCTTTGATTATTGTTAACTGTCTGATCATTTGCCGGTGTGAGGTGTGTGCATCCAAGCAGAATGTGGTTATTGCAGCGGCTGATGCCCTGGGTCAGTCCATCGGGTTCGGCCTGGCGCTGGCCAGTATTGCCGCTATCCGTGAGATTTTAGGCACCGGCATGCTCATGGGATTCAGGGTCCTGCCGGCTTTTTGGCCGGACTGGGTCATCATGGTACTTCCCCCCGGTGCATTTATTACACTGGGTCTGCTGCTGGGGCTGGTGAATTATATCGATTTTAAGCGAGAAGAAGCTCGTAAATAA
- a CDS encoding electron transport complex protein RnfA translates to MDYFVDILLIALSASIINNFIFYYFVGICPFVGVSRKVDMAFGMGCAVTFVMSIAAFLSWGITVFVLIPGAPVSTFIAGFFTTPEAAAQIDLTVLSYIVYIFAIASSVQFVEMYVRKFFPPLYRSFGVFLPLITTNCAILFACLTIMSHVAGVDNPKEVWDLGKAMTLALFGGLGFTIAIVIMAGIREELELCDIPRPFKGAAITLVIGGILAIAFMGFTGVDSGIKNVLKPVPAVQEQSSEASRNNLTQYLADITCKGHNGQEIVP, encoded by the coding sequence ATGGACTATTTTGTGGATATCCTGCTGATTGCCCTGTCAGCATCGATAATTAACAACTTTATATTTTATTACTTTGTGGGTATCTGCCCGTTTGTGGGCGTGTCCAGAAAAGTGGATATGGCCTTTGGCATGGGATGCGCCGTGACCTTTGTCATGAGTATTGCCGCGTTTCTTTCCTGGGGCATCACTGTTTTCGTGCTTATTCCCGGCGCACCCGTATCAACCTTTATTGCCGGGTTCTTTACAACGCCTGAAGCGGCCGCGCAAATTGATCTGACAGTGCTCAGTTACATTGTCTATATTTTTGCCATTGCTTCTTCGGTTCAATTTGTAGAGATGTATGTTAGAAAATTTTTCCCACCCCTTTACCGGTCTTTCGGGGTGTTTCTGCCGTTGATAACCACCAATTGCGCCATCCTCTTTGCCTGCCTGACCATCATGAGCCATGTGGCGGGCGTTGATAATCCCAAAGAGGTGTGGGACTTGGGCAAAGCCATGACCCTGGCACTTTTTGGCGGATTGGGATTCACCATTGCCATCGTAATTATGGCGGGTATCCGGGAGGAACTGGAACTTTGCGATATCCCCAGGCCCTTTAAAGGGGCGGCCATTACCCTGGTCATCGGTGGGATTCTGGCCATTGCCTTCATGGGATTCACCGGGGTGGATTCAGGTATCAAGAACGTGCTGAAACCTGTGCCTGCCGTCCAGGAACAAAGTTCTGAAGCAAGCCGCAACAACTTGACTCAATATTTAGCTGATATAACCTGTAAGGGCCATAACGGCCAGGAGATTGTGCCATGA